From the genome of Metarhizium brunneum chromosome 4, complete sequence, one region includes:
- the MTFMT gene encoding Methionyl-tRNA formyltransferase, with amino-acid sequence MFRLINRAQARLRLPPPYAPFQRRHSSRKASDPLRILFCGSDAFSCESLRALHREHVKNRALVEALDVMVLPGRRTGRGLRTVREVPCKILAEQLNLPIHQRETFRKWDLPDGTNLVIVVSFGLFVPPRILASAKYGGLNVHPSLLPDLRGPAPIHHALLRGDTHMGVSLQTLDDRAFDHGTILAQSPAPGMPIAPDASFQEVLSAVAVEGAEMLIQGLRDGVHVAPREDVGWKAAALQGKQLVHAPKITKADGQIHWSAWTAEQFARRVRVLGSVWTHAVSDRGVRKRVIFLDAGPVAQGDVLRQGGEGRLVCEHEGADEKRAGRHEMKVVLQQDGSCLIGIPGDSWIRVEKVKVDGKPEQMAAIALGNFVR; translated from the exons ATGTTCCGCCTCATAAATAGGGCCCAAGCTCGCCTTCGCCTCCCGCCGCCATACGCCCCTTTTCAACGGCGACACAGCTCGCGCAAGGCCTCGGATCCCTTGAGGATATTGTTCTGTGGCTCGGACGCATTCAGCTGCGAGTCCCTGAGGGCCCTGCACCGCGAACATGTGAAGAACAGGGCGTTGGTAGAGGCACTGGATGTGATGGTATTGCCGGGCAGGAGGACAGGAAGGGGCCTCAGGACGGTTCGTGAAG TGCCCTGCAAAATACTCGCAGAACAACTCAACCTCCCAATCCACCAGCGGGAGACGTTTCGGAAATGGGAT CTCCCCGACGGCACAAATCTAGTCATTGTCGTGTCCTTCGGGCTCTTCGTCCCCCCTCGGATCCTGGCATCCGCCAAATACGGAGGTCTGAATGTCCACCCATCCTTATTGCCCGA CCTCCGCGGCCCGGCGCCAATTCACCACGCCCTCCTCAGGGGAGACACGCACATGGGGGTATCGCTACAGACTCTGGATGACAGGGCCTTTGACCACGGGACTATTCTTGCGCAGAGCCCCGCGCCGGGCATGCCCATCGCGCCGGACGCCTCGTTCCAAGAGGTCCTGTCTGCTGTGGCGGTCGAAGGCGCAGAGATGCTGATCCAGGGATTGCGCGACGGTGTTCATGTTGCGCCCCGGGAGGACGTGGGCTGGAAAGCGGCCGCGCTGCAAGGCAAGCAACTCGTCCACGCACCAAAGATTACAAAGGCAGACGGACAGATACACTGGTCTGCGTGGACGGCAGAGCAGTTTGCTAGAAGGGTTAGGGTGCTGGGGTCAGTGTGGACACATGCGGTCAGTGATAGGGGTGTCAGAAAGAGAGTGATTTTCTTGGATGCTGGGCCAGTGGCACAGGGAGACGTGTTGCGGCAAGGCGGGGAGGGCAGGTTGGTATGCGAGCATGAGGGTGCAGATGAGAAGAGGGCGGGGCGGCATGAGATGAAGGTGGTGCTTCAACAGGATGGCTCGTGTTTGATTGGCATCCCTGGCGACTCTTGGATACGCGTTGAGAAGGTCAAGGTTGATGGGAAGCCAGAGCAGATGGCTGCCATTGCTCTTGGGAACTTTGTCCGATGA